The DNA region CTTCCCTATCACACCAGAATGGTTATCACTTCTGACAGCAACGATATTGGCACTGCTCATACCTTCAGAGTGTGGGACTCTGGTGAACCCTCTTTCATGTGTGAGTCGCGTTATGAGACTATGCTGCTCTTCGATTATCCGTTGCTGTTGATGATAAACATGAATGAAGAGGCTGCAGGAGATGATTAAAAGGATGGATAACAGTCCAATTAAGGTATTTTTCTGCACCATATACTTTTACTTTTTATATACATTACAATAATATCTTATAATTGGAGAGGGTGGATAGAGATGAGCAAAAGAGGTATCCAGTATTTCACGCTCTCGGAGATAGAGCCCCGTATATGGTTCATGTTAACGGGCTGCAACTTCCGCTGTCGGGGCTGCTTTAGACCTGCGAGAGATGGTGGCGGTACTTTGCTGAGTCCCGAAGAGGCACTGGAGCGTGCTGAGCTTGCATGCCTGAAGTATTATGGCAAGCTTCCAGCCAAAGCGATGATCACAGGTGGTGAACCAACCCTCGACCGTGATTTCCTCATTGCTCTCGTATCAGGCTTGCGAGCTAAGGGCTTTAATGAGATTGTCCTGATGTCCAATGGTTATGAACTCGGACGAGAAGGCAATGGCAGTTATGCCGCTGAGCTTGTTGATTCTGGCTTAACCGAAGCGCATATAGACATCAAAGCGTTCTCTGAAGATGTCCACAGGTGGTACACGGGGCGCTCAAATAAACCGGTTTTGAGATGCGTGGAGCTATTACATGATACAGGGATAGAGCTTCTTGTTCAGACCGTTTACATACCCGGTATAGTGGAAGCGAGTGAGATAGAGCAGATAGCAGAGTTCTTATCATCAATAGATAGGGGAATAAAATACAGAATAAATCCCTTCGCTCCTACATTCGCTTATGAACGCGTGAGCCGGCGCCCAACACTAGAAGAGATGGAAAATGCTTACAGGCTTGCATCTCAGTACCTTGAGAATGTGATTATAAGCAGGAGTTGTTATCGAGAATTCCCTACTCCACCATCCCAGGAGACATGGATAACTGTATATCCTGATCCTGACCTCACAATCAAACGGAGAACAATGAGAGACCAGGAAGAGGACAGGATTTCTTGGATTTCGCAATCAAAGGGTATAACAAGAGAGGAGGTACTTCAGGCGCTGGAACGAGTACGGGATGAGCCATCATACCGGAGTGAGCTGGAGCAGATGATAGCCATGTATGGGCATGGCGGTACAGGTACAAGTACAAGCACAAAGCGGAAGGCTCTTTAGTTATTGTTATAACCCCCTCCCCAAAGCACCTACAATCCCACTTATAGAAACCACCCAATTTTGAATTTAAGTTATGTTATTTATGGAAACATTAATGGAGGACATAGAAACAATCTATTTCAAAAATGAAGCGTTAAAAAGCGAAAAATTTAAATATAACCTCGTATATTGCTATTAAATGAGGAAGTAACATGAAATCACCATTAATACCGGATTCGGAGAATCCAAAATGGATTATAGCAAAAATCATACTTGAAGCTATTGGTTCTGGAAGAGCAAAGAAAACCGCAAGCAGGCTGAAAATACCCGATGTAGAGCGGT from Methanophagales archaeon includes:
- a CDS encoding radical SAM protein; this translates as MSKRGIQYFTLSEIEPRIWFMLTGCNFRCRGCFRPARDGGGTLLSPEEALERAELACLKYYGKLPAKAMITGGEPTLDRDFLIALVSGLRAKGFNEIVLMSNGYELGREGNGSYAAELVDSGLTEAHIDIKAFSEDVHRWYTGRSNKPVLRCVELLHDTGIELLVQTVYIPGIVEASEIEQIAEFLSSIDRGIKYRINPFAPTFAYERVSRRPTLEEMENAYRLASQYLENVIISRSCYREFPTPPSQETWITVYPDPDLTIKRRTMRDQEEDRISWISQSKGITREEVLQALERVRDEPSYRSELEQMIAMYGHGGTGTSTSTKRKAL